The genomic interval AAACACTTCGCCGCAACAACTATTCGTTGCTTTTCATCATCGATTCTCACGAGAAATCAACCACGCGCCCTTTCGACTTCCAGCAATCGAGCGCCTTGAACACCTAGGACGCCCTGCATCCTTCACCGTCGAGCTTCACTTACACCAACAATTCCTATAAACCAACCTCACCTCGACTTCGACACAATGGCAACTGACCTCATAATGCCTACCCTCGCCGAGCAGCGCGGCCCCTCCTTCTACCCTCAGGATCGCCCTCACTTCACACACACTCGATCCCACTCCTTCCAAACAGTACCGCAACCGCAGCCCTTTCGCAACCGCACATCACCCTTGAGCACTCCTCACGAAGGCTCTCCCACCTCGCCCAAGTCGTGCCTCACCGAGTCGGTTCGCCCCGTTTACGTGCCCGCCGTCCTCCGCCCAAATCAGCACCACTCCAAGAAGCCGCGCGCTCCCAAGGTTGAGGACCTCGACGGCGAGGATTTGCTCTGCTTGCGCCGCGCCAACAGCAGCTTCATCAGCCTCCCTGGCTTCAGCGTTCTCGGAGCCAAGCTGTCGCGCCGCTCTACCGGTGACAGTGGCAAGGTTATTGACCTCGAGCTGGACCCTGAGCTCTTCCCTGACGTCGCTGGCGAACCCACTCGCAAGCACTGGAAGGTATGTTGGATCTATCACAACAATCTCGCCCATTTGCCTtgaagtatataactaacagAATTCCAACAGCCCGACTCCGAGTCCATCATGTGCGACGACCCAACTTGCAAGCGCAAGTTCAACGCCCTGAACCGTCGCCATCACTGCCGCCGCTGTGGCAACATCTTTTGCGGCACCCACTCTGGCGAAGCCATCCCTCTGGACGAGGACTGCAACTACAACCCCAGAGGAGTCCTCGCTCGCGCCTGCTTTCACTGCTTCACCGAATTTAAGGTATGGAAGAGCCGTAACGGCAGCCGCAGCGGTAGCGATCAGAGCTCCGACTCCTCTGGCACCCCGTCGAGCCCCATCGTCGCGAGCCCCGTTGCCCCGATGATGCCTGGCATGCTTCCCCCTACCAAGGGCCCCGAGGTAGCTGCTAGTGTTCCTCGCGACTGGAACTGGAGCACATTCTAAATGTACACTGTACATTGGAGACGACAAAGAAAGCACAAGGGTGTTCTCGCACCCAGTGGATTACGACTCACGGCCTTAATGAAGAGCGAAACAATAGAATCATAGACTTACTCACACGACGGTGGCGATTCTCACTAGCCGCCCCGACGACACCAGACATGGAGAGTCACCAACACACCCCTTCGACTCACACACCAATACCCATTAATGGACTGCACCATGCGTCACCCATTATCACTTTCATCCGCAATAGAACGCCTCATCGGTTTTCGAGCCCTGCCGGATTGGCTTGGACTCTGTTTTGCATTTACAGCGTGGCGTTGGACGGACACTCAAAGACTCGGATTTGGCTTTGCCAAACTCCCCTCATATCAATCGCATATGGAAAAGGGTTGCTTTTACGGGAAAGCGATACAACCGGGCTCTTAATTTTCAACACTCCAGTTTCTACGGAGTTTTAGCGGCATACCCCTCTGAAGGCTTATACCCTGATGTGACGGCCACATGCTTTTCGCACCGCGTACTCGGATCTCCATCCGGGGGTATGACTATCCTACACCTGAGATTGGGGGAGAAGAGACGAGAGGGCGGAGCAAGTCGGCCGAACGCCTTCATGGATCGGCGTTGCGTGTATTTAGAGTTGCCGTCACCGTATTGGTTGATGGTTCGGAGATCCAGAGAGGGGGGATGGTGGGAAACAACCTGGACGGAGCGGACGCGCAGCCAACCTTGTTCGCGCTGGCGGCCGAGTCCAGCCGCTTTTGCCTCTCTCACTCTTCCGAGGTCTCGGAAGAAACAATACAAACAATTGCAAACAAACTCTCCCATTGACTCTAAACGTTGGCTCGTCGGTGACTTGTGATTTAAGTCATGTATGTGATACATGTTCGAGGGAGTGACTGTTGAGTCTGTTTTGTCTTGACTTTGGCGGCCGGAGCTCTATGGTATCTCGCGTGCTGATACAGATGATGAAGACGTGCGGCAACATTGCTACCATAAAAACAAGGGTGAGTATGCTACCAGGATATGAGAGCACCGTGGACCCCGGTGCGCTTACTCCTGGAAGCCCAGAGGCTGGTTGAACTAGTGGTCGGATGAGTACCAATCACCAGGCCTTCAACCGTTTTGGTCTCAGTACTATTCTCTCATATGATGGCCTACGAGGATGAGAATCAGGAGGTGTTTGTCATCGGGAGTGGGAGTGGTCTTTTTGAATATTCTCTGCTGAATGGGACACGAGCGTTGAAAAGTGGTGTTATCAAGGTCCTGCGAGCTCTACGGTTCCCGTGTCTACTAATTAGAAGGACTCTCCCATAGGTTTCTAGGTGTTATCACATGAGTAAAGTCTTTCCCGGTCTCAACTTCACGCGATGCTGACCGAGAGGCCTAATGAATTGTCTTTCTGTCGGTTTAGGCCATGACAACGGGATTCCTTAGTCACGCTCTATACACCCCTTTCCTAAGGTTATGGCAGCTGCTGCCTGCAATTAGTAAACATTCATGATGTCTCTCTATTTGCGAGCCGGGAACATTCGTAACACCGCTTTCGATACTTGACTCACCGCCCAACGGTCAGATGTCGTTGACCTGTGCGGAGTAAAATCGGTCAGCCATAGGTCGTGTGCGGTGTAAGGCAGGTCGTCGGtcgttggtggtggtgggtggTCATCATTCTTGAGCCGAAGGTAGCCTAGCGTTCTGCATTGAATCGAACGTCGGACCTCGACGGGTCGTTTCCTCTGGTGATCTTGTTGTCTCTTTTCTTGCTGTCTGTATGACTGCTCGCATTTTCCTTGTCCCATTCAATTAATTTGTTTCGAATTTCCCACGTGTGGCTGTGCTGCTGATATTTTGATGTCTTCTTCCTCGCGAGATTCATCGGTATCTGCGAGTTGGGTGGAGAGAGTGTTCCCGGATAGGCTAAGCCCGACCTGGGAGCTTCAGTAGCATGTGAGGAAATGCAAGATGCGAGGCCCAGATATCCAGCTAGGAGAGGCGGTCACGGTgagcaagaagaagaggaggtgAGGCCAAACACACACCTATAGTAAGGTAGCCCCCGCGCCTGCTGCGGTTCGATTTAGCTTGAGAGGGAGCTTGGGGAAAGAAGAAACTAGGCGAGAGGCTAGCTCCTGGGTGCCTAGGAGCTTGGATTAACGACGAGAGGAAGGGGGGTGTATGCATGTGTAGTACGTGTACCTAGGGCGATTTGAGTGTGTGCTTTGTATGATTCATCGCCGTAAGCGTCGTCGTGATTCGTCTACCTGGATCTCGCCGCCCTTTTCTCCAGCACTGCTAGGTAGATGACTCTGCAGGGCCGTTGTTGGCCTGGCTTGTGGCGGCAAGGGAATTGTTCGAGTTAGGTATGGGATTTTGGTTTGCTGGTACCTTGAGAGCCTCCCATGCCGTGGCCACTTCACTTCTTCCAGAGCTACTGTCTTCGAGTCTGCTCGTCGCAGGCGAACATGACGAAGTGAGTGAAAGCTAGGTATCGTTCCAAGTAGTCAGGTGTGTTCCCATGTGTCCAGGACGCGAATATGAGTTAAAAACACTACTACCTATTTCCAAATCAGCACGACCTTGATTGGGATACAATACATGACGGAGGCAAAGTCGCACAAGGTTGGACGAAAGCAGCGGACATCGAAAACGATCAGCAAAGGGCTAATGGAAATCCCCACCCCCGAGAATCCACAATCCCATGGGTTCCCCAAGATAGACTTGCTTGGTTCCTTCTTGCCCTAGTTTATCTTCCCAATTCATACAAGGCAGTGCCTATTCCGGACGGGCGTTATGCGCGAGTCGAAAAACGAAACGTTGTACCCTATGAACGAGCTCTCCGCAGACAAGCAGGGCGTTCGATACATCTTGCCACACAAGATGAGTACGTTTCGAGCTTTTTGCGCCTCATCGTATTGtaaagcctttttttaatctgTTTCCAGAATCCGGATCATAACTTGAGGTTGACTAAATAACATATTCATTTACCTATGCACTGCGCTTGGAATGGAGTCAGGGCGCAAAAAGGGCAAACAAGAGCTACATGGCGTGTAGAGAACGAGGCTTCGCAGTAATTCAATAATGCAATCTATTATTCGGAGACAGAGAGAAACTCGCTTCAGGGTTCAGTGGCGAATTCGACTCTCTCGTATCGTGGCCGAACCCGTTTCTGGAAGACCAACGACGACTACCTTGCCCACACGCCCCGGATACCAGAAATACGTGTGGCATTGGTCTAGTTGACAATCTTCAGCAATCGTTTCGATTTACACGCATTCATCAGTACCGTAGAGAACTCATCAAACATTTCAACTTGGCGACTCATTTGAAGCAGCTCTCATGCAGCGCGACGTGGTCGTACGGTTTCACTCGAAACCACTACGACTGACTCACACATCCAGAGACAACTTGCCCCAGAAAACCCAGAGACAAACAGCCAAGAGATCGACAAGGTGGATATGCGGGTGAACAAAAAAGAGAGAGGAAAGGCTGAACACGGCATACTAATTTTGGTACGTCTACCACCCCCCCTTCCTCTCCCCTCCTTCCGACCACATCGGAGTGAGCTCCGGTTTTGGCCCCCACCGCATCCGGAAGACGACAAAAATGCGGAGAAGATGGTCCGGCTGATCGGACCCGAGAGTTCGGGTCTGTATCCCATAATTTCGCCGCCACCGCGTCGTCACACGAGGTggctttcccccttttccccGTTCCGGGAATGTTGTACAATTATGCTTCTACACCCCGGATGTGAATGATGGAAATCCTGATAAATACATTTCCTAGGCCGTAAATTCGACCTGACACCTCTTCAACAAAAACCAATATGCACGAAAATATTTAACATGTAAAATTTCATATTGATGATGGCTATACATACTTGCACCGGATGGATGACACCCGGCTCGCACTATTTACCCTATGCGCAAAATGCAAGACACTAGACGGTCACGACTAGATAACGAGCGCTCCGGGTGATGCGAATGCTTTACCCCAATCATGTTTTCCCAGCTCAAAACGCCGTTGAATCAAACCCAATGCCGCCTCCACGAGAAGACCTCTTTCAGGCTTCTCTTCCAGCCGTGTTTCCCCCTTTCCCCTTTTCCAATTACGTCCTAAATTCAGGACCGATCCATGCGTGCCAACTTTCGCTAGTGCTTGGCCTTGCCGTTACCAGCGCGCTTGGGGCTGCCCTCGACGTTGTACGAGGCAGAGCCGTTGTAGATTTCGCGGTTGACCTCGCGGGCGGCGTCCCAGCCAGCCTTCTCCGCAAGAGTAACATTGCTCTCACGGCGGGCCTTGCCCTTACCCTTGGGTGCGGCGGTGCTGCGGCGGATGTAGCTGCGGATGAAGAACATGACGAACAGGTAGGTGAGCGGTGCCAGGTACAGGACGTTGAGCCAGATGGCAAAGGTCTCGCCGCTGGTGGTAACGCAGGGCTGGGTGACGAAGATGGTCTCAGCAACAAAACCGGGCTGAGGGGGggcagcagcggcggcggcgacggagACAGCGGCAGCCTCCTCAGCGACCTTAGCAGAGGCGCCGAAGACCATGTCCTTAAGAGCCTCAAAGGCGCCAGTTGCGGCAGTGGCAACGGTCTCGGCGGCGGTGCTGGTGGAAGACTGGGTGATAGCATCGGCACCCTTCTTGGCAGTGTAGACAGTCACGGGGACGGTGTACGAAACGAAGGAGTGGGCCATGGCGTAGGTAGCTCCGACAAGGAACTGGGTGATCTGGAGAGTGGTGAGGGTTCGCTTGATGGCCATGGGGACGCGGATGTTGAAAGCGGTGATGGTGTAGTAGGTGTACTAGACGACTGTTAGCAACACTTCAGTTGAGCAAAATAGGCGCAAAACTTACCATCATGGCATGGATGAAGGAGTTGACTAGGACAAACATCCAGATAGGGGCGGACATGTAGCGCATACCAGCCCACATGCACATCATGGCACCGGCGTGGTGGTAGGTCTGGAGGGTGGAGCTGAGCTTGCCCTTGGCGAGGATGATGAAGGTGTCAAGGACCTCGTAGAACTTGCTCAGGTAGAAGATCCAGCCGTAGAAGGCGAGTCCCTCATTCCAGATTCTGCCAGTGGCCTCGCGGCTGGGGCGTCCATCAAAGCCAAGAGCGTTGTTGCCGGTCAAGCTGGACCAGTAACCGACAGTCTCGTTGTAGACGGTGGCGGCACCGAAGCCTCCGTTGCCGTTGAGCTGGCAGAAGCTGTCGGCAGTGGCAGCCAGACCATTGGGGCCAAAGGGGCTCACAACGCTCCTACGCATGCCGCCGAGCATGCCCCAGAAGGTCCAAGCCGAGTAGACGGCGAGGAAGACATTGTGCAAGACGACAAAGGCGAAGAAGGGCTTGGTCTTGCTGATTCCCCAAGGCTTACGGTTGGTCGAGTTGTTGTACTTGTTCAGGAGCTTGACGGTGACGGCGTAGAGAGTGGCAATGGTGATGGGCACTCTGGGGTCAAGAGCGGCGGTGAAGATATTGTCGGGAATTTGGACCGGAGGGGCTGCGGCGATGGACCCGGGGAAAGGTGGGGGAATGGCCATATGCGCGCCATCGGGCGGGAAGGTGAAGAGGGAGGCGGACGGGAGCTCGCCGAGCACGGTGACGCCGGCCATGGTGGGGGAGCTTAATTGACCAATTGAGTCGGGGCTTGGTTTTTTGGAAAAAGTTGCGGTCCCGCCAATGCTAATTGCTCGGGCGTTGGGGAATTTGCTGAGTCGTGGCAATTGGAGTGACAAGCTAAAAGCAAGCTAGACACACAATGCACGCACGTTCGAAAGTCGTTCTTGACAGTAATGTCTCGGCACGAAGACTGACAGCTGTAGTGctaacacacacacacacacacacgcagGTATTGGGTCGATGGTGGAAGAGACGGTAGTCGGTTCGATCGTCGAGCGACTGGTATGCGGTCCGGTCCAGAAGAGGTGGTGGACGAACGTGGGAGAGAAGAGAGGACGAGAAAGAGACAGAAGGAAGCTCTGTTTCTCTGAAGGGAGTGGCACAGAGAGATCTGGCGAAAGAGAAGGCTTGAGACAGAGGCCAAGACAACGTTCCAGTCCGACGAGGGTTTGTCGAAGGAGACGAGAGTGTGCCGGGTGAGCTTGGGACAGAAGAGGAGAATagagaaagaagaaagaACAGCAGAGACGACAAGGTCAATGCGAAGGGATCCTCGAGGTCTTAATATGGGGAAGGGGAAGGTTGAAATTCTGGATGAGAGAGTGTGTGACCCGTCACCCAGAGAGAGAGGAGTGGATAATGTGCTGGGACTAAGACCAGCGGCTCCTCCCCTCCCACCTTTTCCTCTTGCCTTACCTTACGGATACCGTGCCTTGCCTTCCCCTTCGTCAACACCCCTCCACCCTGGTACACCAAGTACCAAGTATATATTTGTATGGACGGATACGTAGCTTCGGGTGAAATGATGGATCTGGCGGGGAGTGTGTCTTGATCAGGAGTCACTCAGCAGTCAGGGAGAAAGCGGGAAAGAAGTTTGTCTCTTTTGCTCGGGCTTTAGTCATAAGCAATGCTGCTGAGGCCAAGGCGCAACGGCAAGAGAACGGATCAGATGCGAGGCGAGACGAGGTGATGCAAGTCAAGACCATACAAAAAGCGCACGCACGTCAAGTTTCTGCTTTAGGATAGTTGAAAAGCACAACGGGAGGTGTCAGGTGCGGCACGGCCAACGGCAACGGTAAGGTGGCCGGTTGTCTCTGCTCCAGACCATAGCTAAGGTAGAGTCTGGTGAGTTCGGTGGAAGATGAGGTATCTGATGTCGTGGTGTATTGTCTTGCGGCTTGCCTTGTCATGTCTCGTCCTGCTCACACTAGTTTCTCAATGCTATGCGACGTTGAAGCACGTACTGCTCATGTACCTCACACACTTAACCATGCACTTACTCTCACGACTTCTCTTGCAAGCAACATACAAGAAGGACTAAGGTCCAGAAGAATGAAGGTGAAGTCTTGGAAAGATCCAGGTATCGGTGAATTTGGAAGCTCGAGATCCAACGTGCCTTCCTTCGTTCCTCCTCCCTCCTGCGTGGGAATACATCACGTAAGGTACCTGACCTTGGGTGACTTTAGGTACCTCACCGAAGTACCTGACAATAACGGACGGAGCAAAACCCAAAAATGCCGGGAAAATGCAAGCGCACCTGGCCCTCGCCGCCTTCCTGAAGTCGCAAGTCTCTCGTGCGCGCTTGCCCGGCTTGTCGGGTGGCCGCGGGAGGTACTACTCAATGTGGAATCCACCACTGACATCCGCAGCCTTCGATTCGACACAGCAGGTCCTGCCAAGCTTCAAGAGGCACATCTTCTTTCCGTTCTTCCTCACCAGTGACCAGCTGTCTGGAGACAAAAAACCGGGGCCTACAGAGTAGGTATCCATTCGTACGTGAGTATCCCGTCTGTACCTC from Colletotrichum lupini chromosome 2, complete sequence carries:
- a CDS encoding FYVE zinc finger, with protein sequence MATDLIMPTLAEQRGPSFYPQDRPHFTHTRSHSFQTVPQPQPFRNRTSPLSTPHEGSPTSPKSCLTESVRPVYVPAVLRPNQHHSKKPRAPKVEDLDGEDLLCLRRANSSFISLPGFSVLGAKLSRRSTGDSGKVIDLELDPELFPDVAGEPTRKHWKPDSESIMCDDPTCKRKFNALNRRHHCRRCGNIFCGTHSGEAIPLDEDCNYNPRGVLARACFHCFTEFKVWKSRNGSRSGSDQSSDSSGTPSSPIVASPVAPMMPGMLPPTKGPETTKKAQGLTHTTVAILTSRPDDTRHGESPTHPFDSHTNTH
- a CDS encoding GNS1/SUR4 family protein, coding for MTRQAARQYTTTSDTSSSTELTRLYLSYGLEQRQPATLPLPLAVPHLTPPVIHHFTRSYVSVHTNIYLVLGVPGWRGVDEGEGKARYPISTFPFPILRPRGSLRIDLVVSAVLSSFSILLFCPKLTRHTLVSFDKPSETELPSVSFSSSLLSHVRPPPLLDRTAYQSLDDRTDYRLFHHRPNTCHYSCQSSCRDITVKNDFRTKFPNARAISIGGTATFSKKPSPDSIGQLSSPTMAGVTVLGELPSASLFTFPPDGAHMAIPPPFPGSIAAAPPVQIPDNIFTAALDPRVPITIATLYAVTVKLLNKYNNSTNRKPWGISKTKPFFAFVVLHNVFLAVYSAWTFWGMLGGMRRSVVSPFGPNGLAATADSFCQLNGNGGFGAATVYNETVGYWSSLTGNNALGFDGRPSREATGRIWNEGLAFYGWIFYLSKFYEVLDTFIILAKGKLSSTLQTYHHAGAMMCMWAGMRYMSAPIWMFVLVNSFIHAMMYTYYTITAFNIRVPMAIKRTLTTLQITQFLVGATYAMAHSFVSYTVPVTVYTAKKGADAITQSSTSTAAETVATAATGAFEALKDMVFGASAKVAEEAAAVSVAAAAAAPPQPGFVAETIFVTQPCVTTSGETFAIWLNVLYLAPLTYLFVMFFIRSYIRRSTAAPKGKGKARRESNVTLAEKAGWDAAREVNREIYNGSASYNVEGSPKRAGNGKAKH